Proteins from a genomic interval of Pseudomonas paeninsulae:
- a CDS encoding DUF1285 domain-containing protein, which translates to MTDPGKKAGDLLAQIPKSEKKGLPPVHLWNPDFCGDIDMRIARDGSWFYMGSPIGRKPMVKLFSTIIRRDGDDYFLITPVEKVGIKVDDAPFVAVSLQVDGEGEAQVLRFTTNVEEEAVAGAEHPLRVVLSERTQEPSPYVHVRSNLEALIHRNVFYQLVELAVPREIDGKTWLGVWSSGEFFPIGPQP; encoded by the coding sequence ATGACCGACCCAGGCAAAAAAGCCGGCGACCTGCTGGCGCAGATCCCCAAGAGCGAGAAGAAGGGCTTGCCGCCCGTGCACCTGTGGAACCCTGACTTTTGCGGCGACATCGACATGCGCATCGCCCGTGACGGTAGCTGGTTCTACATGGGCTCCCCGATTGGTCGCAAGCCGATGGTCAAGTTGTTCTCCACCATCATCCGCCGCGATGGCGACGATTACTTCCTGATTACCCCGGTGGAGAAGGTCGGCATTAAGGTCGACGATGCGCCCTTCGTTGCCGTCAGCCTGCAGGTGGACGGTGAGGGCGAGGCGCAGGTGCTGCGATTCACCACTAACGTCGAGGAGGAGGCCGTCGCCGGCGCCGAGCATCCGCTACGCGTGGTGCTTAGTGAGCGGACCCAGGAGCCGTCGCCCTACGTGCATGTGCGCAGCAACCTGGAGGCATTGATACACCGCAATGTGTTTTATCAGCTGGTCGAGCTGGCAGTACCGCGCGAGATCGACGGTAAGACCTGGCTGGGGGTGTGGAGCAGTGGCGAGTTCTTCCCGATTGGGCCGCAGCCCTAG
- a CDS encoding electron transfer flavoprotein-ubiquinone oxidoreductase, which translates to MEREFMEFDVVIVGAGPAGLSAACRLKQKAAEAGKEISVCVVEKGSEVGAHILSGAVFEPRALNELFPDWKELGAPLNTPVKRDDIYLLNNATKASRIPDLFVPKTMHNQGNYIISLGNLCRWLAQQAENLGVEIYPGFAAQEALIDEKGSVYGILTGDLGVDREGNPKEGYYTPGMELRAKYTLFAEGCRGHIGKQLIKKYNLDSEADAQHYGIGIKEIWDIDPAKHEQGLVVHTAGWPLSLVDSENTGGSFLYHLENNQVVVGLIVDLSYSNPHLSPFDEFQRYKHHPVIAQYLEGGKRVAYGARAISKGGLNSLPKMVFNGGALIGCDLGTLNFAKIKGSHTAMKSGMLAADAVADALFAGREGGDQLTGYVDAFKASWLYDELFSSRNFGAAIHKFGVLGGGAFNYIDQNWFGGKIPFTLHDTKPDYTTLKPAAESTRINYPKPDGKLSFDKLSSVFLSNTNHEEEQPCHLKLADPSIPLTKNLPLYDEPAQRYCPAGVYEIVTLEDGEKKFQINAQNCVHCKTCDIKDPAQNINWVAPEGAGGPNYPNM; encoded by the coding sequence GTGGAACGCGAGTTTATGGAATTCGACGTCGTCATCGTCGGCGCCGGCCCAGCCGGCCTGTCCGCCGCCTGCCGACTGAAGCAGAAAGCCGCCGAAGCGGGCAAGGAAATCAGCGTCTGCGTGGTTGAAAAAGGCTCCGAAGTCGGTGCGCATATTCTCTCCGGGGCGGTGTTCGAGCCGCGCGCCCTGAACGAACTGTTCCCCGACTGGAAGGAACTCGGCGCACCGCTGAACACCCCGGTCAAGCGCGACGACATCTACCTGCTGAATAACGCGACAAAAGCCAGCCGAATCCCCGACCTGTTCGTGCCTAAGACCATGCACAACCAGGGCAACTACATCATTTCCCTGGGCAATCTGTGCCGCTGGCTAGCGCAACAAGCCGAAAACCTGGGCGTAGAAATCTACCCCGGCTTCGCCGCTCAGGAAGCCCTGATCGACGAGAAGGGCTCGGTCTACGGCATTCTCACCGGCGACCTGGGCGTCGACCGCGAAGGCAATCCGAAAGAGGGTTATTACACCCCCGGCATGGAATTGCGCGCCAAGTACACCCTGTTCGCCGAAGGCTGCCGTGGCCATATCGGCAAGCAGCTGATCAAGAAGTACAACCTCGACAGCGAAGCCGACGCCCAGCATTACGGCATCGGCATCAAGGAAATCTGGGACATCGACCCGGCCAAGCACGAGCAAGGTTTGGTGGTACATACCGCCGGCTGGCCGCTGTCGCTGGTCGACAGTGAAAACACCGGTGGTTCCTTCCTCTATCACCTGGAGAACAACCAGGTCGTAGTAGGCCTGATTGTCGACCTGTCCTACAGCAACCCGCATCTGTCGCCGTTCGACGAGTTCCAGCGCTACAAGCACCACCCGGTGATTGCCCAGTACCTGGAAGGCGGCAAGCGCGTGGCTTACGGCGCACGCGCCATCAGTAAAGGCGGCCTCAACTCGCTGCCGAAGATGGTCTTCAACGGCGGCGCGCTGATCGGTTGCGACCTCGGCACCCTCAACTTCGCCAAGATCAAGGGCAGCCACACCGCCATGAAGTCCGGCATGCTCGCCGCCGATGCGGTGGCTGACGCGCTGTTCGCCGGACGCGAAGGCGGCGACCAACTGACCGGCTACGTCGACGCCTTCAAAGCCAGTTGGCTGTATGACGAACTGTTCAGCAGCCGTAACTTCGGCGCGGCGATCCACAAGTTCGGCGTCCTCGGTGGCGGTGCGTTCAACTACATCGACCAGAACTGGTTCGGCGGCAAAATCCCCTTCACCCTGCACGACACCAAGCCGGATTACACCACCCTTAAACCGGCTGCCGAGTCGACGCGGATCAACTACCCGAAGCCGGACGGCAAGCTCAGTTTCGACAAACTCAGCTCGGTATTTCTCTCCAATACCAACCATGAAGAGGAACAACCCTGCCACCTGAAGCTCGCCGACCCGAGTATTCCGCTGACCAAGAACCTGCCGCTGTACGACGAACCGGCGCAGCGCTACTGCCCGGCCGGCGTATACGAAATCGTCACCCTTGAAGACGGCGAGAAGAAGTTCCAGATCAACGCGCAGAACTGCGTGCACTGCAAGACCTGCGACATCAAGGACCCCGCCCAGAACATCAACTGGGTGGCACCGGAAGGCGCCGGCGGACCTAACTACCCCAATATGTAA
- a CDS encoding electron transfer flavoprotein subunit beta/FixA family protein, translating into MKVLVAVKRVVDYNVKVRVKADNSGVDLANVKMSMNPFCEIAVEEAVRLKEKGVASEIIVVSIGPIAAQEQLRTALALGADRAILVESSDELNSLAVAKLLKAVVDKEQPQLVILGKQAIDSDNNQTGQMLAALSGYAQGTFASKVEVAGDKVNVTREVDGGLQTVALNLPAIVTTDLRLNEPRYASLPNIMKAKKKPLEVLTPEALGVATTSSVKTLKVEAPATRSAGIKVKSVAELVEKLKNEAKVI; encoded by the coding sequence ATGAAGGTTCTTGTAGCTGTCAAACGAGTGGTCGACTACAACGTCAAGGTTCGCGTCAAAGCGGACAACAGCGGCGTTGATCTTGCCAACGTCAAGATGTCGATGAATCCCTTCTGCGAAATCGCCGTGGAAGAAGCGGTACGCCTGAAAGAAAAAGGCGTGGCGAGTGAAATTATCGTGGTGTCGATCGGGCCGATTGCTGCTCAAGAGCAGCTGCGTACCGCCCTGGCACTGGGCGCCGATCGCGCCATTCTGGTCGAGTCCAGCGATGAGCTGAATTCCCTGGCCGTTGCCAAACTGCTCAAGGCAGTGGTCGATAAGGAGCAGCCGCAGCTTGTCATTCTAGGCAAGCAGGCGATCGACAGCGACAACAACCAGACCGGCCAGATGCTCGCCGCACTGAGCGGCTACGCCCAAGGCACCTTCGCCTCCAAGGTGGAAGTGGCCGGTGACAAGGTCAACGTGACTCGCGAAGTCGACGGCGGCCTGCAGACCGTGGCGTTGAACCTGCCGGCGATCGTGACTACCGACCTGCGCTTGAACGAGCCGCGCTACGCATCGCTGCCGAACATCATGAAGGCCAAGAAGAAGCCGCTGGAAGTGCTCACCCCTGAAGCCCTGGGCGTTGCCACCACTTCCAGCGTCAAGACCCTGAAAGTCGAAGCGCCTGCTACCCGCAGCGCCGGCATCAAGGTCAAGTCGGTGGCTGAGTTGGTCGAGAAACTGAAGAACGAAGCGAAGGTAATCTAA
- a CDS encoding electron transfer flavoprotein subunit alpha/FixB family protein, producing the protein MAILVVAEHTNAALAPATLNTIAAAQAIGGDIHVLVAGSGCGAVAEAAGKIAGVAKVLVADNAAFAHQLPENVAPLVAELGAGYSHILAAATSNGKNILPRVAAQLDVDQISEIIAVESADTFKRPIYAGNAIATVQSTAAVKVITVRATGFDPVAAEGGSAAVEAVAIGGDAGKSAFVGEELAKSDRPELTAAKIVVSGGRGMQNGDNFKHLYALADKLGAAVGASRAAVDAGFVPNDMQVGQTGKIVAPELYIAVGISGAIQHLAGMKDSKVIVAINKDEEAPIFQVADYGLVADLFEAIPEFEKLV; encoded by the coding sequence ATGGCTATCTTAGTTGTTGCAGAACACACTAACGCGGCCCTGGCGCCTGCCACCTTGAATACCATTGCCGCAGCGCAAGCTATCGGTGGTGATATCCATGTGCTGGTAGCTGGTAGCGGTTGTGGCGCAGTTGCCGAAGCTGCTGGCAAAATCGCTGGCGTGGCCAAGGTCCTGGTTGCCGACAACGCTGCATTCGCTCATCAGCTACCGGAAAATGTCGCGCCGCTGGTAGCCGAGTTGGGTGCTGGTTACAGCCACATCCTGGCTGCTGCCACCAGCAACGGCAAAAACATCCTGCCGCGGGTTGCCGCTCAGCTGGACGTGGATCAGATCTCGGAAATCATTGCCGTTGAAAGCGCTGACACCTTCAAGCGTCCGATCTATGCCGGTAACGCTATCGCTACCGTGCAGTCCACGGCGGCGGTGAAAGTGATCACCGTGCGTGCTACTGGTTTCGATCCGGTGGCGGCTGAGGGCGGTTCCGCTGCTGTTGAAGCTGTTGCCATTGGCGGCGACGCTGGCAAGTCGGCATTCGTCGGCGAAGAGCTGGCCAAGTCCGATCGTCCGGAACTGACCGCTGCCAAGATCGTCGTATCCGGCGGCCGCGGCATGCAGAACGGTGACAACTTCAAGCACCTCTATGCCTTGGCCGACAAACTTGGCGCAGCCGTTGGTGCTTCTCGCGCCGCGGTCGACGCCGGTTTCGTGCCCAACGACATGCAGGTCGGTCAGACTGGCAAGATCGTTGCCCCTGAGTTGTACATCGCCGTCGGCATCTCCGGTGCGATTCAGCACCTGGCTGGCATGAAAGACTCCAAGGTGATCGTTGCGATCAACAAGGATGAAGAGGCGCCGATCTTCCAGGTAGCCGATTACGGTTTGGTTGCCGACCTGTTCGAGGCCATCCCGGAGTTCGAGAAACTGGTGTAA
- a CDS encoding alpha/beta fold hydrolase produces the protein MKKLLLGLILLLAGAATTLYLCPAALLATTQLIEQQRADLSAKRLTVSNLSIHYYQGGPSNGETILMVHGFGASKDNWLQFARYFTEDYQVIALDLPGFGDSSKPYASYDVGTQVERLAAFTQALKIKKLHLIGNSMGGHISALYAARYPEQILSVALLDNAGIDSPQKSELMERLERGAPNPLIVNTQQQFDQLLEFIFVEVPSMPERIKHYLAARSIANSALNELIFAQLVSRYIPLEPELPKIQAPTLLLWGAQDRVLDVSSIEVMQPLLQRPSVVIMQNCGHAPMIERPEETAEHYRAFLRTVVTELE, from the coding sequence ATGAAAAAACTGCTACTCGGCTTGATACTGCTGCTTGCCGGCGCCGCTACAACGCTCTATCTCTGCCCCGCCGCGTTACTGGCCACGACGCAGCTGATCGAGCAGCAACGGGCAGACCTAAGCGCCAAACGGTTGACCGTCAGCAATCTTAGCATTCATTACTACCAAGGCGGCCCGAGCAACGGCGAAACCATTCTGATGGTCCATGGCTTTGGTGCCAGCAAGGACAACTGGCTGCAATTTGCTCGCTACTTCACCGAGGACTACCAGGTGATAGCCTTGGACTTGCCCGGCTTCGGCGACAGTAGCAAGCCTTACGCCAGCTACGATGTCGGCACTCAAGTCGAACGCCTCGCTGCATTCACTCAAGCCTTGAAGATCAAGAAACTGCATCTGATTGGCAATTCGATGGGCGGCCATATCAGCGCCCTGTATGCCGCACGCTACCCCGAGCAAATCCTCTCGGTAGCCCTGCTCGATAATGCCGGTATCGACTCGCCACAAAAAAGCGAGCTGATGGAGCGCCTCGAACGCGGCGCACCCAATCCGCTGATCGTCAACACACAGCAACAGTTCGATCAGTTGTTGGAGTTCATCTTCGTCGAAGTGCCGAGCATGCCCGAGCGCATCAAGCACTATCTGGCAGCAAGAAGCATCGCCAATAGTGCACTTAACGAACTGATCTTCGCGCAACTGGTCAGTCGCTATATTCCGCTTGAACCCGAACTGCCGAAGATCCAGGCACCGACGCTACTGCTATGGGGTGCGCAGGACAGGGTTCTGGATGTTTCCAGTATCGAGGTCATGCAGCCGCTCCTGCAACGACCCAGCGTGGTGATCATGCAAAACTGTGGGCACGCCCCCATGATCGAACGCCCCGAGGAAACCGCCGAACACTACCGGGCGTTTCTGCGCACCGTTGTAACAGAGCTTGAATAA
- a CDS encoding substrate-binding periplasmic protein, giving the protein MLERGLLKSVLLLLGVVLLPGLSAAAGKCERLVATGNPEYPPYLWRDPQNPQQLIGANADLLKHLAKELDLVIDVIYTGPWSRAQDEVRTGRVDLLAGAFLTLPRLEIMDYVHPAFFFTPSVIWVRKGAEFPYASWADLHGRTGGTLVNNSFGQQFDAYAKANLTLEGVSSLTQAFQKLLLGRTDYVLYERFPGLALAETQGIEDDLLVLDPPISSEGLYLTLSHNSACNDPWLRGQLAKKMTESVATGLPEALLQHNLLRWKEQHLQPASVPNP; this is encoded by the coding sequence ATGCTCGAACGTGGGTTATTGAAATCTGTATTGCTTTTGCTTGGCGTGGTCTTGTTGCCAGGGCTGAGTGCTGCTGCCGGCAAGTGTGAGCGCCTGGTCGCCACTGGTAATCCGGAGTATCCGCCTTATTTATGGCGTGACCCGCAGAATCCGCAGCAATTGATTGGTGCCAACGCCGACTTGCTCAAGCATCTGGCCAAAGAGTTGGATCTGGTGATCGATGTGATCTATACCGGGCCTTGGTCTCGCGCCCAAGACGAGGTGCGCACGGGACGGGTCGATTTGCTCGCTGGTGCTTTTCTGACCTTGCCGCGTCTGGAAATCATGGATTATGTACACCCGGCATTTTTCTTCACCCCTAGTGTGATCTGGGTGCGTAAAGGCGCGGAGTTTCCCTATGCCAGTTGGGCCGACCTGCATGGACGCACTGGTGGGACGTTGGTGAATAACAGTTTTGGCCAGCAGTTCGACGCTTATGCCAAGGCCAATTTGACCCTGGAAGGCGTGTCCAGTCTGACTCAGGCATTTCAGAAGTTACTGCTGGGCCGTACCGATTATGTGCTCTACGAGCGGTTTCCCGGTTTGGCTCTGGCCGAGACGCAGGGCATTGAGGATGACCTGCTGGTGCTGGATCCGCCTATTTCCAGCGAGGGCTTGTACCTGACCCTGTCGCATAACTCGGCATGCAACGACCCCTGGCTGCGCGGACAACTGGCGAAAAAGATGACAGAATCGGTCGCTACCGGCCTGCCGGAAGCCTTGCTGCAGCACAATCTATTGCGCTGGAAAGAGCAGCATCTGCAACCCGCAAGCGTCCCGAATCCGTAG
- a CDS encoding DUF4398 domain-containing protein: protein MINRFSCAAIVVLSLTGCASDPAPSEQLRLTEQALAQAKAVGADEQVAELAMAEAKLLQAQSAMQRDAFKDARVLAEQAELDARLAEARVLTQKSQDQLNELNSRINRLRKQLGAL, encoded by the coding sequence GTGATTAATCGATTTTCATGCGCCGCCATCGTGGTGCTGAGTTTGACCGGTTGCGCCAGCGATCCCGCGCCAAGCGAGCAATTGCGGCTTACCGAGCAAGCCTTGGCACAAGCCAAAGCTGTTGGTGCCGATGAGCAAGTAGCTGAACTGGCAATGGCCGAAGCCAAGTTGTTGCAGGCTCAATCTGCCATGCAACGTGACGCCTTCAAGGACGCGCGGGTACTTGCCGAGCAGGCCGAGCTGGATGCCCGTCTGGCGGAAGCTCGGGTGTTGACGCAGAAAAGTCAGGATCAGCTCAACGAACTTAATAGCCGCATCAATCGCCTGCGCAAGCAGTTGGGGGCGCTGTGA
- a CDS encoding OmpA family protein — MNARIQLLGGALLALLLSGCAGSQQQGSNEALETARSSFQAVKENSDVLRSAPKDVIRAGESLARADRLSSYWGSADDVGHYAYLSQRYSEIAGQNSALTLNQDRAAKLEMERQRLQLALREAKLLSVQEQSNWLEEQILSLTTGETERGLVMTLGDVLFDAGQAELKASANRTVLKLVQFLQLNPRRVVRIEGYSDSSGDKLANLELSRARAQAVADVLVDLGVETTRIEVQGHGESFPVAENASARGRALNRRVEIVFSDELGRLSSAR, encoded by the coding sequence ATGAATGCTCGGATCCAGTTGCTGGGAGGCGCTCTGTTGGCGTTGCTGCTGAGTGGTTGCGCTGGGTCGCAACAGCAGGGCAGCAATGAGGCACTCGAGACGGCCCGCAGCAGCTTTCAGGCGGTAAAGGAAAACTCCGACGTGCTGCGCAGTGCGCCGAAAGATGTGATCCGTGCAGGCGAATCCCTGGCCCGTGCAGACCGTTTGTCGAGCTATTGGGGGAGTGCGGATGACGTTGGCCATTACGCCTACCTTAGTCAGCGGTACAGCGAAATCGCCGGACAAAATAGTGCCTTGACCCTGAATCAGGATCGGGCGGCCAAGCTCGAGATGGAGCGCCAGCGCCTGCAATTGGCCCTGCGTGAAGCCAAGCTGCTCAGTGTGCAGGAGCAGAGCAACTGGCTGGAAGAGCAGATACTCAGCCTGACAACCGGCGAGACCGAGCGTGGCTTGGTGATGACCCTTGGTGATGTGTTGTTCGATGCAGGACAGGCCGAGCTGAAGGCCTCGGCCAATCGTACAGTCTTGAAACTGGTGCAGTTCCTGCAGCTGAATCCGCGCCGGGTGGTGCGTATCGAGGGCTACAGCGACAGCAGTGGCGATAAGCTGGCAAACCTCGAACTGTCCCGCGCACGGGCGCAAGCCGTCGCCGATGTCCTGGTTGATCTGGGTGTCGAAACCACGCGCATCGAGGTGCAAGGCCATGGGGAGAGCTTCCCGGTGGCGGAGAATGCGTCGGCCAGGGGCCGCGCACTAAACCGTCGAGTCGAGATCGTGTTCTCCGACGAGTTGGGGCGGCTGAGTTCCGCACGCTGA
- a CDS encoding aminotransferase-like domain-containing protein — protein MTSLLLYQRIAQQLAEDIRRGVYQPGERVPSVRKMSSQLSVSHATVLQAYANLEDQGLIRARPQSGFYVHQTPALTAPTPDIARVERPSLVTRSSIINQILTESRREGVFPLGAAVPHVDYLPVRALHQQLAKVTRFQSPRAFSYMFSPGFEPLRRQVAIRMRDAGVVVDPSEVVITHGCVDALQMSLRVLTKPGDLIATESPTYYGLLQLADLLGLKVIEIPSDPTTGISLEALQLAASQWPIKALVLTARLSNPLGGSIPEPRQKQLLRLAGDFDIQIVEDDIYGELMFEQGPIKALKSHDREGRVVYCSSFSKTLSPGVRIGWIIAGKYQDEIQRLQTFSTHSACSVTQMAVAAYLENGGYDRHLRYIRQEYRKNLSAFQLAIQQYFPEGTQMTRPNGGFILWISLPVRVNTKDLHVRALQQGISIAPGLIFSNTEQFNHCVRLNCGIPWNREAERALMTLGMLASQLCQEATASS, from the coding sequence ATGACCAGTCTGTTGCTCTATCAGCGTATCGCCCAGCAATTGGCGGAAGACATCCGCCGCGGTGTCTATCAGCCGGGAGAGCGGGTGCCGTCGGTGCGCAAGATGAGCTCGCAGCTTAGTGTCAGTCATGCCACGGTATTGCAGGCTTACGCCAACCTGGAGGACCAGGGGCTGATCCGCGCGCGCCCGCAGTCCGGTTTCTACGTGCACCAGACCCCGGCCCTGACCGCGCCGACCCCGGATATCGCCCGGGTCGAGCGTCCCAGCCTAGTGACGCGCAGCAGCATCATCAATCAGATCCTCACCGAGTCGCGCCGCGAGGGCGTGTTTCCCCTCGGCGCGGCGGTGCCGCATGTTGACTACCTGCCGGTACGCGCCTTGCACCAGCAGTTGGCCAAGGTCACCCGGTTTCAAAGTCCGCGTGCCTTCAGCTATATGTTCAGCCCCGGTTTCGAGCCGCTGCGTCGCCAGGTGGCGATCCGTATGCGCGATGCCGGCGTGGTGGTCGATCCATCAGAAGTGGTGATTACCCATGGTTGCGTCGATGCGCTGCAGATGTCGCTGCGGGTGCTGACCAAGCCGGGGGATTTGATCGCCACCGAGTCGCCGACCTATTACGGCCTGCTGCAGTTGGCCGATCTGCTGGGCCTGAAGGTCATCGAAATTCCCAGCGATCCAACCACGGGGATCAGCCTGGAGGCGTTGCAACTGGCGGCCAGTCAGTGGCCGATCAAGGCGCTGGTGTTGACCGCACGCTTGAGCAATCCGCTCGGCGGCAGCATCCCCGAGCCGCGGCAGAAGCAGTTGTTGCGTCTGGCCGGGGATTTCGATATCCAGATCGTCGAGGACGACATCTACGGCGAACTGATGTTCGAGCAAGGGCCGATCAAGGCGCTCAAGTCGCATGACCGGGAAGGGCGAGTGGTGTATTGCTCGAGCTTCTCCAAGACCCTGTCGCCGGGGGTGCGCATCGGCTGGATCATCGCCGGTAAATATCAGGATGAGATCCAGCGTCTGCAGACTTTCAGCACCCACTCAGCCTGCAGCGTTACGCAGATGGCGGTGGCCGCCTACCTTGAGAACGGCGGTTACGACCGCCACCTGCGCTATATCCGCCAGGAGTACCGCAAGAACCTCAGTGCCTTCCAGTTAGCGATACAGCAGTATTTTCCAGAAGGTACGCAGATGACACGGCCCAATGGCGGTTTCATCCTCTGGATCAGCCTGCCGGTGCGGGTCAACACCAAGGACTTGCACGTGCGCGCCTTGCAGCAGGGCATCAGCATTGCGCCGGGGCTGATCTTCAGCAATACCGAACAGTTCAACCACTGCGTGCGCCTGAATTGCGGCATCCCCTGGAACCGCGAGGCCGAGCGCGCCTTGATGACCCTGGGCATGCTGGCCAGCCAGTTGTGCCAGGAGGCAACGGCGAGTAGCTGA
- a CDS encoding vWA domain-containing protein encodes MSRIRALGPQPLLQGFAGSLLLTLAACNATQPEPPQAPVADRQQVVPAVEQSQAPLLAKKAELRRHVVGASLPEAVRPGTPMADSLPSTYREQYREQYQALADNPVQAVAETPVSTFSIDVDTGSYANVRRFLNQGQLPPADAVRLEELVNYFPYAYPLPTGATPFGVGTELAVTPWNPQSRLLRIAIKASDMQVAQLPPANLVFLVDVSGSMDRREGLPLVQSTLKLLVEQLRAKDKVSLVVYAGSSSVVLEPTAGSDKARIRAAIDQLRAGGSTAGESGIQLAYQQAQQGFIEGGINRILLATDGDFNVGISDFDTLKQLAADKRKSGISLTTLGFGTNNYNERLMEQLADAGDGNYAYIDNLREARKVLVDQLSSTLAVVAKDVKIQVEFNPAQVSEYRLLGYENRALQREDFSNDKVDAGEIGAGHTVTALYEIVPAGNQGWLEPLRYQPAEKAAGNQGELALLRIRYKAPLQSSSRLLEIPIEAQRNVPTIAQASEDLRFAAAVAAFAQQLKGAQYTGEFDLAASAELARSGKGEDRYGLRGEFVQLVELAQSLQTSSSLPAPSAAKVD; translated from the coding sequence ATGTCGAGGATTCGTGCGTTAGGCCCGCAACCACTACTGCAGGGATTTGCCGGTAGTCTGCTGCTGACCCTGGCCGCCTGCAATGCCACTCAACCGGAGCCGCCGCAGGCTCCTGTTGCTGATCGGCAACAGGTAGTTCCGGCCGTTGAGCAATCTCAGGCGCCGCTGCTGGCGAAAAAAGCCGAGTTGCGACGTCATGTCGTCGGCGCTTCGCTGCCGGAAGCGGTGCGGCCCGGTACTCCTATGGCGGACTCTCTGCCGTCGACGTACCGCGAGCAATATCGCGAGCAGTACCAGGCGCTCGCCGACAATCCGGTGCAGGCCGTGGCCGAAACGCCGGTGTCGACCTTCAGTATCGATGTCGATACCGGCAGCTATGCCAACGTCCGCCGCTTCCTCAATCAGGGCCAGTTGCCGCCGGCCGATGCGGTGCGCTTGGAGGAGCTGGTCAATTACTTCCCCTATGCCTATCCGCTACCGACCGGCGCTACGCCCTTTGGCGTCGGCACCGAGTTGGCGGTGACGCCGTGGAACCCGCAGAGCCGTCTGTTGCGCATTGCGATCAAGGCGTCGGATATGCAGGTTGCCCAGCTGCCGCCGGCCAATCTGGTGTTTCTGGTGGACGTTTCGGGGTCGATGGACAGACGTGAAGGCTTGCCCCTGGTGCAGAGCACCTTGAAGCTGCTGGTCGAGCAATTGCGCGCCAAGGACAAGGTTTCCCTGGTGGTCTATGCCGGTTCCTCCAGCGTGGTGCTGGAGCCGACCGCAGGCAGCGACAAAGCCAGGATTCGCGCGGCCATCGATCAGCTGCGAGCCGGTGGCTCGACCGCTGGCGAGTCGGGCATCCAGTTGGCTTACCAGCAGGCGCAGCAGGGTTTTATCGAAGGCGGTATCAACCGCATCCTGCTGGCCACCGATGGCGACTTCAATGTCGGTATCAGCGACTTCGATACGCTCAAACAGCTGGCGGCCGACAAGCGCAAGAGCGGGATTTCCCTGACCACCCTGGGCTTCGGCACGAATAACTACAACGAGCGTCTGATGGAGCAGCTGGCCGACGCGGGCGATGGCAACTACGCCTATATCGACAACCTGCGCGAGGCGCGCAAGGTGCTGGTCGATCAACTCAGCTCGACCCTGGCGGTGGTGGCCAAGGATGTGAAGATTCAGGTCGAGTTCAACCCGGCCCAGGTCAGCGAGTACCGCTTGCTCGGCTATGAAAACCGCGCGCTGCAGCGTGAAGACTTCAGCAACGACAAGGTCGATGCCGGCGAGATCGGTGCCGGCCATACGGTGACCGCGCTCTATGAAATAGTCCCGGCCGGCAATCAGGGCTGGCTGGAGCCGCTGCGCTATCAGCCGGCGGAAAAGGCTGCGGGCAACCAGGGCGAGCTGGCGCTGCTGCGCATCCGCTACAAGGCGCCGCTACAGAGCAGCAGTCGTCTGCTGGAAATCCCCATCGAGGCGCAACGCAACGTCCCGACGATTGCCCAGGCGAGCGAGGACTTGCGCTTCGCCGCCGCCGTCGCCGCCTTTGCCCAGCAACTCAAAGGCGCGCAGTACACGGGTGAGTTCGATCTGGCCGCCAGCGCCGAGTTGGCGCGCAGCGGCAAAGGCGAGGATCGCTACGGCCTGCGCGGCGAGTTCGTACAGCTGGTCGAATTGGCGCAAAGCCTGCAAACTTCGTCTTCACTTCCCGCGCCCAGTGCTGCCAAGGTCGATTAA
- a CDS encoding RNA polymerase sigma factor produces MTANPVARLPDEEDAALLRRYRQGDAEAFALLYQRHRLGLFRFLCGLCGDPTLAEEVFQDTWMSLIRSQSLQREAVLFKTWLYQIARNRLIDHWRKSGRQQAKHEAFDEQLHDQPCSESDPEQQLSLSRDQQRLQAALDDLPAEQREVFLLRAHGDLELHEIAELTRTPAETVKSRLRYALQKLRRLLADPATEELPV; encoded by the coding sequence GTGACTGCCAACCCTGTTGCCCGACTGCCTGACGAAGAGGACGCCGCCTTGTTGCGGCGTTATCGCCAGGGCGATGCCGAGGCCTTTGCGCTGCTCTATCAGCGCCATCGCCTCGGCCTGTTTCGTTTTCTCTGTGGCCTGTGTGGCGACCCGACGCTGGCCGAGGAGGTGTTTCAGGACACCTGGATGAGCCTGATCCGCAGCCAGTCGCTGCAGCGCGAAGCGGTATTGTTCAAGACCTGGCTGTACCAGATCGCGCGCAATCGGCTGATCGATCACTGGCGCAAGTCGGGGCGCCAGCAGGCAAAGCATGAGGCGTTCGACGAGCAGCTGCATGACCAGCCGTGCAGCGAGAGTGATCCTGAGCAGCAGCTCAGCCTGAGTCGCGATCAGCAGCGCTTGCAGGCTGCGCTGGATGATCTACCGGCCGAGCAACGGGAGGTCTTCCTACTGCGCGCCCACGGCGATCTGGAGTTGCACGAGATCGCCGAGCTGACCCGCACGCCGGCGGAAACGGTGAAAAGCCGCTTGCGCTATGCGTTGCAGAAATTACGTCGGTTGCTGGCTGACCCGGCCACCGAGGAGTTACCCGTATGA